In Primulina eburnea isolate SZY01 chromosome 3, ASM2296580v1, whole genome shotgun sequence, one DNA window encodes the following:
- the LOC140826548 gene encoding chloride channel protein CLC-b produces the protein MEENNKSAGAEETFIERQEDDEETDPESNPLRIPLLKRNRTLSSNPLAMVGAKVSHIESLDYEINENDLFKHDWRSRSKVQVLQYIFFKWLLAFLVGLLTGLIASLINLAVENIAGYKLLAVVKYIDQERYLMGFIYLAGANLFLTLVAAVLCVCFAPTAAGPGIPEIKAYLNGIDTPNMFGATTLIVKIIGSIGAVAAGLDLGKEGPLVHIGTCIASLLGQGGSGNYRLKWRWLRYFNNDRDRRDLITCGSSAGVCAAFRAPVGGVLFALEEVATWWRSALLWRTFFSTAVVVVVLRAFIEYCKSGNCGLFGKGGLIMFDVSGVSVRYHAVDLIPVAVIGVIGGILGSLYNYVLHQVLKVYNVINKKGKLHKLLLSLSVSIFTSVCMYGLPFLAKCRPCDSSILGSSCPTTGGTGNFKQFNCPKGYYNDLATLLLTTNDDAVRSIFSINTPTEFQIFSLIIYFALYCILGLITFGIAVPSGLFLPIILMGAAYGRILGVAMGTYTDIDQGLYAVLGAASLMAGSMRMTVSLCVIFLELTNNLLLLPITMLVLLIAKTVGDCFNPSIYEIILELKELPFLDAKPEPWMRNITVGELVDAKPAVINLNGIEKVGRIVEILRNSTHNGFPVVDTVTVPQVVSSPNETAELHGLVLRAHLMLVLKKKYFLQERRRIEESEVRDKFTSSDLAETWGNIEEVALTNDEMEMYVDLHPLTNTTPFTVIESMSVAKALVLFRQVGLRHLLILPKFQPARASPVVGILTRQDLRSQNILSAFPHLEKAKESKKGH, from the exons ATGGAGGAGAATAACAAGTCAGCAGGAGCAGAGGAAACATTCATTGAAAGgcaagaagatgatgaagaaACAGACCCTGAAAGCAACCCACTTCGAATCCCTCTGCTCAAAAGAAATCGAACCCTTTCTTCGAATCCACTTGCCATGGTTGGAGCCAAAGTTTCTCACATAGAGAGCTTGGACTACGA GATCAACGAAAACGATCTTTTCAAGCACGACTGGAGAAGCAGATCGAAAGTCCAAGTACTGCAGTATATCTTCTTTAAATGGTTGCTGGCATTCCTCGTCGGGCTTCTGACCGGATTAATTGCCTCTCTTATCAATCTCGCAGTTGAAAATATTGCAGGGTACAAACTTCTTGCCGTGGTTAAATACATCGACCAGGAAAG GTACTTGATGGGATTCATCTATTTGGCCGGAGCAAATTTATTTCTAACATTGGTGGCTGCCGTTCTGTGTGTTTGTTTTGCACCTACAGCAGCTGGTCCTGGAATTCCTGAAATTAAAGCTTATCTGAATGGAATTGACACCCCTAACATGTTTGGTGCCACAACGTTGATTGTTAAG ATCATTGGAAGCATTGGAGCCGTTGCTGCAGGCTTGGATCTTGGAAAAGAAGGTCCTCTGGTACATATTGGGACCTGCATTGCTTCTCTTTTAGGACAGGGTGGCTCGGGTAATTACCGCCTCAAATGGCGCTGGCTAAGATATTTCAACAATGACAGGGATCGGCGGGATCTGATCACATGTGGTTCCTCAGCCGGAGTATGTGCTGCTTTCCGAGCCCCAGTTGGTGGTGTTCTCTTCGCTCTTGAAGAGGTGGCAACATGGTGGAGAAGTGCTCTTCTTTGGAGAACATTTTTCAGTACAGCAGTTGTGGTCGTAGTTCTCAGGGCATTCATTGAATATTGTAAATCAGGGAACTGTGGGTTATTTGGTAAAGGTGGCTTGATCATGTTTGATGTGAGTGGCGTTTCAGTGAGATACCATGCGGTTGACCTCATTCCTGTGGCTGTAATAGGAGTGATTGGAGGCATTTTAGGAAGCCTATACAATTACGTTCTCCACCAGGTCCTCAAGGTCTACAATGTCATAAATAA GAAGGGGAAATTGCATAAACTACTACTTAGTCTCAGTGTCTCCATTTTTACTTCAGTATGCATGTATGGACTTCCTTTTCTTGCGAAATGCCGACCTTGTGATTCCTCCATACTGGGTTCTTCCTGTCCTACAACTGGCGGGACAGGAAACTTCAAGCAATTCAACTGCCCAAAAGGATACTATAACGACCTAGCTACTCTTCTTCTAACCACAAATGATGATGCTGTTCGCAGCATTTTCTCAATAAACACACCAACGGAATTCCAAATCTTTTCCCTCATTATCTACTTTGCTCTGTATTGCATTTTGGGACTTATCACCTTTGGCATTGCCGTCCCATCAGGCCTCTTTCTCCCTATCATTCTAATGGGTGCAGCTTATGGTCGCATACTTGGCGTTGCCATGGGAACATATACAGATATAGATCAGGGGCTCTATGCCGTTCTTGGGGCAGCTTCCCTTATGGCTGGTTCGATGAGAATGACTGTTTCCCTTTGTGTCATATTTCTCGAGCTCACCAACAACCTTCTCTTGCTACCCATTACAATGTTAGTTCTCCTAATTGCTAAAACAGTGGGTGACTGCTTCAACCCAAGCATCTATGAGATAATATTAGAATTAAAAGAGCTGCCTTTCTTGGACGCAAAACCTGAGCCATGGATGAGAAATATTACCGTTGGTGAGCTTGTTGATGCCAAGCCAGCCGTAATTAACCTGAATGGAATTGAGAAGGTTGGTCGTATAGTGGAAATCCTGAGAAATTCCACACACAATGGTTTCCCAGTTGTGGACACAGTAACAGTTCCACAGGTAGTGAGTTCACCAAATGAGACTGCTGAACTGCATGGACTGGTCCTAAGAGCTCATCTTATGTTAGTGCTTAAAAAGAAGTATTTCCTGCAAGAAAGACGACGGATAGAGGAATCGGAAGTGAGAGATAAATTTACCTCAAGTGATTTAGCTGAAACTTGGGGTAATATTGAAGAGGTAGCATTGACAAATGATGAAATGGAGATGTATGTCGACTTACACCCTTTGACCAACACAACCCCATTCACAGTAATTGAGAGCATGTCGGTGGCGAAGGCATTGGTGCTTTTCCGGCAGGTGGGGCTTCGTCACTTGCTCATTCTCCCTAAATTTCAACCAGCTAGG GCGTCTCCCGTGGTTGGAATTTTGACAAGGCAAGACTTGAGATCTCAAAATATTTTGAGCGCCTTCCCTCATCTGGAAAAGGCCAAGGAAAGTAAAAAGGGGCATTGA